The following are from one region of the Arcobacter defluvii genome:
- a CDS encoding shikimate kinase — MKKNNIILIGFMGVGKGTVARALVEKSDMFAIDTDDLIESMENRKIKKIFEVEGEPYFRALEKKTALWLEKSVDNTIISTGGGFYKQENINKIGKVVYLKSSFQGILDRINNAPNAANKLKKRPLLQNMEEALKLYNSRVSDYENVAKIVVDVEKKDLNDIVKEILGKI; from the coding sequence ATGAAAAAGAATAATATTATACTAATTGGTTTTATGGGTGTTGGTAAAGGTACAGTTGCAAGGGCTTTAGTTGAAAAATCTGATATGTTTGCAATTGATACTGATGATTTAATCGAAAGTATGGAAAACAGAAAAATCAAAAAAATTTTTGAAGTTGAAGGTGAACCATATTTTAGAGCTTTAGAGAAAAAAACTGCTTTATGGTTAGAAAAAAGTGTAGATAACACAATCATTTCCACAGGTGGTGGGTTTTATAAACAAGAAAACATAAATAAAATAGGAAAAGTTGTTTATTTAAAATCATCATTTCAAGGTATCTTAGATAGAATAAATAATGCTCCAAATGCTGCAAATAAATTGAAAAAAAGACCACTTTTACAAAATATGGAAGAAGCTTTAAAACTTTATAATTCAAGAGTTAGTGATTATGAAAATGTTGCAAAAATAGTGGTTGATGTTGAGAAAAAAGATTTAAATGATATTGTAAAAGAGATTTTAGGAAAAATATAA
- the hisD gene encoding histidinol dehydrogenase, protein MKIINTKDTNFQSEFDSILARAKSDIKGVSSIVMNIIDEIVAEGNVALKRHIEKFDKWEVKSDDDLLISQEDMKKAYENIDEKLRLALHTAYDRIKTYHEKQLPKSWLDFESNGTILGQKVTPVDKAGLYIPGGKAAYPSSLLMNAVPAIVAGVKEIVVCTPTPNNEVNELLLAACHLCKVSKVYKVGGASAIAAMAYGTQTIPKVDVITGPGNIFVATAKKLVFGEVNIDMIAGPSEIGILADATAKPHYLAIDLLSQAEHDEMASSIMITTCDEVASLTSKEVEEYLKTLSREAIARKSIDERGAIIVASNMEEAISLMNEIAPEHLEVMTQNPFELLPYIKHAGAIFLGENTPEPIGDYIAGPNHTLPTGSTAKFYSPLNVENFMKKSSIINFSKNAINELGEACALLADTEGLTAHAKSVRVRLEK, encoded by the coding sequence ATGAAAATAATAAATACAAAAGATACGAACTTTCAAAGTGAATTTGATTCTATTTTAGCAAGAGCTAAAAGTGATATAAAAGGCGTTTCATCAATTGTTATGAATATTATTGACGAAATAGTAGCAGAAGGAAATGTTGCTTTAAAAAGACATATTGAAAAGTTTGATAAATGGGAAGTTAAATCAGATGATGATTTATTGATTTCTCAAGAAGATATGAAAAAAGCATATGAAAATATTGATGAGAAACTAAGACTTGCTCTTCATACAGCATATGATAGAATCAAAACATATCATGAAAAACAACTTCCAAAATCTTGGCTTGATTTTGAATCAAATGGAACAATTTTAGGACAAAAAGTTACTCCTGTCGATAAAGCTGGGCTTTATATTCCTGGTGGAAAAGCTGCATATCCTAGTTCACTTTTGATGAATGCAGTTCCAGCAATTGTTGCTGGAGTTAAAGAAATAGTTGTATGTACACCGACTCCAAATAATGAAGTAAATGAACTTTTACTTGCTGCTTGCCACTTATGTAAAGTTTCAAAAGTTTATAAAGTTGGAGGAGCAAGTGCAATTGCTGCTATGGCTTATGGAACACAAACTATTCCTAAAGTTGATGTAATAACTGGTCCTGGAAATATTTTTGTTGCAACTGCTAAAAAACTTGTATTTGGTGAAGTTAATATTGATATGATAGCAGGTCCTTCTGAAATTGGAATTTTAGCTGATGCAACAGCAAAACCTCACTATTTAGCAATTGATTTATTATCTCAAGCTGAACATGATGAAATGGCAAGTTCTATTATGATTACAACTTGTGATGAAGTTGCTAGTTTAACAAGTAAAGAAGTTGAAGAGTATTTAAAAACTCTAAGTAGAGAAGCAATTGCTAGAAAATCAATAGATGAAAGAGGAGCAATAATTGTTGCTTCAAATATGGAAGAAGCAATCTCTTTAATGAATGAAATAGCACCTGAACACTTAGAAGTTATGACACAAAATCCTTTTGAATTGTTACCTTATATCAAACATGCAGGTGCAATTTTCTTAGGTGAAAATACTCCTGAACCAATTGGAGATTATATAGCAGGTCCTAATCATACTCTTCCAACAGGAAGTACAGCTAAGTTTTATAGTCCATTAAATGTAGAAAATTTTATGAAAAAAAGTTCAATTATAAATTTCTCAAAAAATGCTATAAATGAATTAGGTGAAGCTTGTGCATTATTAGCGGATACAGAAGGTCTTACAGCTCATGCTAAATCTGTAAGAGTTAGATTAGAAAAATAG
- a CDS encoding DUF2018 family protein has translation MSMFSDWFTEDEDDIFMGSPKSKFFDVTREASKEVVEDEIDKIIEKLAVLEMIISENKDENFDINEFIKEYTLENAEKVKAMKKGLYVEFTGEIICRLDS, from the coding sequence ATGTCGATGTTTAGTGATTGGTTTACTGAAGACGAAGATGATATTTTTATGGGAAGTCCAAAATCTAAGTTTTTTGACGTTACAAGAGAAGCTTCAAAAGAAGTTGTAGAAGATGAAATAGATAAAATTATAGAAAAATTGGCTGTACTTGAAATGATAATAAGTGAAAATAAAGATGAAAATTTTGATATTAATGAATTTATTAAAGAGTATACTTTAGAAAACGCAGAAAAAGTTAAAGCTATGAAAAAAGGTCTTTATGTTGAATTTACTGGTGAAATTATCTGTAGATTAGATTCATAA
- a CDS encoding polyprenyl synthetase family protein produces MEELEQVKNQIKEFVKVCNHQKSLELLDKLATGKMLRSKLILKIAGVSEESVRLCAIVEMIHAASLLHDDVIDEADTRRGKPSVNALYDNKTSIMFGDILYSRAFTELSQMDKRIAYTISNAVTLLSIGEMMDVDLTENFNTSYDLYLDMIYKKTASLIEASAKAAAILAGLDENKYALYGKNLGLAFQMVDDILDITQDSATLGKPAMLDFVEGKVTIPYLFLYERVEDKTKLASLYKKELSAEESAWIKEQMKITKALEDSILQAKEIGNEAISAVIDEKDSQTLVMIMKAMIEREF; encoded by the coding sequence GTGGAAGAATTAGAACAAGTTAAAAATCAGATAAAAGAGTTTGTAAAAGTTTGTAATCATCAAAAAAGTTTAGAACTTTTAGATAAATTAGCAACAGGTAAGATGTTGCGTTCTAAACTTATACTTAAAATTGCAGGAGTAAGTGAAGAAAGTGTTAGACTTTGTGCAATTGTAGAAATGATTCATGCAGCATCACTTTTACATGATGATGTTATTGATGAAGCAGATACTAGACGTGGAAAACCAAGTGTAAATGCACTTTATGATAATAAAACTTCTATAATGTTTGGAGATATTTTATACTCACGTGCATTTACTGAACTTTCACAAATGGATAAAAGAATCGCATATACAATCTCAAATGCTGTAACACTTTTAAGTATTGGTGAGATGATGGATGTAGATTTAACTGAAAACTTCAATACTTCTTATGATTTATATCTTGATATGATTTATAAAAAAACAGCTTCTTTAATAGAAGCAAGTGCGAAAGCAGCTGCAATATTAGCTGGACTTGATGAAAATAAATATGCACTTTATGGTAAAAATCTTGGACTTGCATTTCAAATGGTAGATGATATTTTAGATATTACACAAGATAGTGCAACTTTAGGAAAACCAGCAATGCTTGATTTTGTTGAAGGGAAAGTAACTATTCCATATTTATTTTTATATGAAAGAGTTGAAGATAAAACTAAACTTGCTTCATTATATAAAAAAGAGTTAAGTGCAGAAGAGAGTGCTTGGATTAAAGAACAAATGAAAATAACAAAAGCTTTAGAAGATTCTATCTTACAAGCTAAAGAGATTGGAAATGAAGCAATTAGTGCTGTAATAGATGAAAAAGATAGCCAAACTCTTGTTATGATAATGAAAGCAATGATTGAAAGAGAGTTTTAA
- the hemA gene encoding glutamyl-tRNA reductase, with protein sequence MSYLIISFSHKNIDIKMREKLAFNSDEDKDRFIKQLIENEATKEVVLLSTCNRVEIITRSSNVKQSARNIIEKLASYSGLDFELLYDRADIYDNDGAVHHLFSVASALDSLVIGETQIVGQLKDAFRFSQAKGYCGSNITRVMHYAFKCAAQVRNATSLGTGSVSVASTAVAKAKDIIGNTKGIKALVIGAGEMSELTVKHLISSGFDVTIISRDTKKAQNLATTFEVHVNVEPYNELSNLLEKIPVMITATSAPYPIITKDNAPNSSINRYWFDIAVPRDIDEDISMPNLEIYSVDDLQDIVNENMSLRAEQAKTAYGIVSRMSLEFFEWLKSLEIEPIVKNLYVKGNDIIDKKIKKAIKKGFINSSDEENIRKLCQTVITEYLHQPSKQLKDISKNMECDLVVGTVQNMFGFNNDSNIATKYKCDHLAKN encoded by the coding sequence ATGAGTTACTTAATAATTAGTTTTTCTCATAAAAATATAGATATTAAAATGAGAGAAAAACTGGCTTTTAATAGTGATGAAGATAAAGATAGATTTATAAAACAACTTATAGAAAATGAAGCTACAAAAGAGGTAGTTTTATTATCAACTTGTAATAGAGTTGAAATAATCACTAGATCTTCAAATGTAAAACAAAGTGCTAGAAATATTATAGAAAAATTAGCAAGTTATTCTGGGCTTGATTTTGAACTTTTATATGATAGAGCTGATATTTATGATAATGACGGAGCAGTTCATCATCTATTTTCAGTGGCTTCTGCACTTGATTCACTTGTAATTGGTGAGACACAAATTGTTGGACAATTAAAAGATGCTTTTAGATTTTCTCAAGCAAAAGGTTATTGTGGCTCAAATATAACAAGAGTTATGCACTATGCTTTTAAATGTGCTGCACAAGTAAGAAATGCAACAAGTTTAGGAACAGGTTCTGTTTCTGTTGCTTCAACAGCAGTTGCAAAAGCAAAAGATATTATTGGAAATACAAAAGGTATTAAAGCTTTAGTAATTGGTGCAGGTGAGATGAGTGAGCTTACAGTTAAACATCTTATTTCATCAGGTTTTGATGTAACAATAATAAGTAGAGATACAAAAAAAGCTCAAAATTTAGCAACCACATTTGAAGTTCATGTAAATGTTGAACCTTATAATGAATTATCAAACCTACTTGAAAAAATACCAGTTATGATAACAGCAACTTCTGCACCTTATCCAATAATTACAAAAGATAATGCTCCAAATTCAAGTATAAATAGATATTGGTTTGATATTGCAGTTCCTAGAGATATAGATGAAGATATATCTATGCCAAATTTAGAAATTTATTCGGTTGATGATTTACAAGATATTGTAAATGAAAATATGAGTTTAAGAGCAGAACAAGCAAAAACAGCTTATGGAATAGTAAGTCGTATGTCGTTAGAGTTTTTTGAATGGCTTAAATCACTTGAAATTGAGCCAATAGTAAAAAATCTTTATGTAAAAGGTAATGATATTATCGATAAAAAAATAAAAAAAGCAATAAAAAAAGGCTTTATAAATTCTAGTGATGAAGAAAATATTAGAAAACTTTGTCAAACTGTAATAACTGAATATTTACATCAACCATCAAAACAACTAAAAGATATTTCAAAAAATATGGAATGTGATTTAGTTGTAGGAACAGTTCAAAATATGTTTGGATTTAATAATGATTCAAATATTGCAACTAAATATAAATGCGACCATTTAGCAAAAAATTAG
- a CDS encoding proline--tRNA ligase → MKFSKMFIPTTKETPNDATLPSHQYLVRGGFIAQTGAGIYDFMPLGKIVLEKIRAIVKEEMDEAGANEVQFGFVTPLSLWQESGRATTMGAEMLRFKDRKNGEFVLSPTNEEAVVNMVKNRITSYKDLPVHLYQINTKFRDEARPRFGLMRGREFLMKDGYSFHSSEEDLVREFNLMEATYKKIYTKLGLDFRVVAADSGAIGGSGSKEFHVIADSGEDTIVICDSCDYGANIEAANRKPRHFTAWFENTNTPASMEKVLTQDLKTIEEVSNFLSISKAQTIKAVIKRAIFEEKTQIVVFFVRGDDELEETKACNAVNALELTDATEDDIKEAGLVVGYCGPFNLPSNINFFVDLEIKDEIGLACGANEEHYHLINTDLSTLKDVKYFDLVAVQEGDICACCGGKLSYTKGIEAGHIFQLGTKYSAAMNANFLDENGKAKPFVMGCYGIGVSRLVAAVIEQNHDEKGCIWTKATTPFMVDIIVSNSKKEDEAQVGEELYAKLKHAGISTILDDRINARFGFKMSDFELLGFPYAVVIGKKLAEGFVEIVDRKTLEKIDVKVEDVLGKIVELTK, encoded by the coding sequence ATGAAATTTAGTAAAATGTTTATTCCAACAACAAAAGAGACACCAAATGATGCAACATTACCATCTCATCAATATTTAGTAAGAGGTGGATTTATTGCTCAAACTGGAGCTGGAATTTATGATTTTATGCCTTTAGGAAAAATTGTTTTAGAAAAAATCAGAGCAATTGTAAAAGAAGAGATGGATGAAGCTGGTGCAAACGAAGTTCAATTTGGTTTTGTAACACCTTTATCATTATGGCAAGAATCAGGGCGAGCTACAACTATGGGAGCAGAAATGCTTCGATTTAAAGATAGAAAAAATGGTGAGTTTGTGTTAAGTCCAACAAATGAAGAAGCTGTTGTAAATATGGTAAAAAATAGAATCACTTCATACAAAGATTTACCAGTTCATCTTTATCAAATAAATACAAAATTTAGAGATGAAGCAAGACCTAGATTTGGGCTTATGAGAGGAAGAGAGTTCTTGATGAAAGATGGATACTCTTTCCATTCAAGTGAAGAGGATTTGGTTCGAGAATTTAATCTTATGGAAGCAACTTATAAAAAAATTTATACAAAATTAGGTTTAGATTTTAGAGTAGTTGCAGCTGATTCAGGAGCAATTGGTGGAAGTGGTTCAAAAGAGTTTCACGTAATTGCAGATTCAGGTGAAGATACGATTGTTATTTGTGATTCTTGTGATTATGGTGCAAATATTGAAGCAGCGAATCGAAAACCAAGACATTTTACAGCTTGGTTTGAAAATACAAACACACCAGCTTCAATGGAAAAAGTTTTAACACAAGATTTAAAAACTATTGAAGAAGTTTCAAATTTCTTAAGTATCTCAAAAGCTCAAACAATCAAAGCAGTTATTAAAAGAGCAATTTTTGAAGAAAAAACTCAAATAGTTGTATTTTTTGTAAGAGGTGATGATGAGCTTGAGGAAACAAAAGCTTGTAATGCAGTTAACGCTTTAGAATTAACTGACGCAACAGAAGATGATATAAAAGAAGCTGGATTAGTTGTTGGTTATTGTGGACCATTTAATCTTCCATCAAATATAAATTTCTTTGTTGATTTAGAAATAAAAGATGAGATAGGACTTGCATGTGGAGCTAATGAGGAGCACTATCACTTAATAAATACAGATTTATCAACTTTAAAAGATGTAAAATATTTTGATTTAGTAGCTGTTCAAGAAGGTGACATATGTGCTTGTTGTGGTGGAAAACTTTCATACACTAAAGGAATTGAAGCAGGGCATATTTTCCAACTTGGAACTAAATATTCAGCTGCTATGAATGCAAACTTTTTAGATGAAAATGGAAAAGCAAAACCATTTGTTATGGGATGTTATGGAATTGGAGTTTCAAGATTAGTTGCAGCTGTAATTGAACAAAATCATGATGAAAAAGGTTGTATTTGGACAAAAGCTACAACTCCATTTATGGTAGATATTATTGTTTCAAACTCTAAAAAAGAGGATGAAGCGCAAGTTGGTGAAGAACTTTATGCTAAATTAAAACACGCTGGAATTAGCACAATTTTAGATGATAGAATAAATGCCAGATTTGGTTTTAAAATGAGTGATTTTGAACTTTTAGGTTTCCCATATGCAGTTGTAATTGGTAAAAAATTAGCTGAAGGTTTTGTAGAAATCGTAGATAGAAAAACATTAGAAAAAATCGATGTTAAAGTTGAAGATGTTTTAGGAAAAATAGTAGAACTAACTAAATAA
- a CDS encoding mechanosensitive ion channel family protein, with amino-acid sequence MEKELEKNIETITKDISSYIPDNIVEIIGGYAFSLLMALLIFVIGKWFVNKIVSLLGKVLRKVNGMDETLVRFLENIVYYVLLIVVILTALGKLGVETTSFLAILGAAGLAVGLALKDSLGNFASGVMIILFKPFKVGDLVTAAGVTGSVSEVGIFNSVFITADNQKIIVPNGAITSGTITNVNAFDTRRVDLIVGISYDDDIKKAKDILTSIISSNEKVILDKGITVAVSELADSSVNFVVRAWTKTPDYWDVKFGLTETIKTTFDKEGISIPYPQQDVHHYNKD; translated from the coding sequence TTGGAAAAAGAATTAGAAAAGAATATTGAAACTATTACAAAAGATATTAGTTCATATATTCCAGATAATATAGTAGAAATTATTGGTGGATATGCATTTTCTTTATTAATGGCATTATTAATTTTTGTTATAGGAAAATGGTTTGTAAATAAAATAGTATCTTTACTTGGAAAAGTTCTAAGAAAAGTTAATGGTATGGATGAAACTTTAGTTAGATTTCTAGAAAATATTGTTTATTATGTACTTTTAATCGTTGTAATTCTTACAGCACTTGGAAAATTGGGAGTTGAAACAACTTCATTCTTAGCTATTTTAGGAGCTGCTGGTTTAGCTGTTGGTTTAGCATTAAAAGATTCTCTTGGAAATTTTGCTTCAGGGGTTATGATAATTTTATTTAAACCTTTTAAAGTTGGTGATTTAGTTACAGCAGCTGGAGTTACAGGAAGTGTAAGTGAAGTTGGAATTTTTAATTCAGTTTTTATAACTGCTGATAATCAAAAAATTATAGTTCCAAATGGTGCAATAACAAGTGGAACAATCACAAATGTAAATGCTTTTGATACAAGAAGAGTTGATTTGATTGTTGGAATTTCATATGATGATGATATTAAAAAAGCAAAAGATATTTTAACTTCTATTATCTCTTCAAATGAAAAAGTAATACTAGATAAAGGAATTACAGTTGCAGTTTCAGAATTAGCTGATTCTTCAGTTAATTTTGTAGTTCGAGCTTGGACAAAAACACCTGATTATTGGGATGTAAAATTTGGATTAACTGAAACTATTAAAACAACATTTGATAAAGAAGGAATTTCTATTCCTTATCCGCAACAAGATGTTCACCACTACAACAAAGATTAA
- a CDS encoding CCA tRNA nucleotidyltransferase translates to MFTTTTKINIPKILSDILVSLQELGARPILVGGCVRDYFLNKEVKDFDIEIFDFNSLEEIEKSLKKFGNVKLVGKSFGVLTLKVDGYDFDFALPRIEKKVGNSHTDFEVITNSNLSFEEAAIRRDFTINAIGYDYFKDEFIDPFNGIDDLKNKILKHINEKTFVEDSLRVYRAVQFAARFEFNLDKKTKKLCKKIVLSDELLYLPKERVYEEFKKLFLKSSKPSIGFELLHELGILKYFPELEVLIGCEQDPIYHPEGDVWIHTLMCLDELVEIIEEKKVTNEYKKLCLFYAILCHDLGKPFSTKEINGKITSYKHESLGIKPTISLLSRLTNEKKFVDIVCSLVKNHLAPFQLYLAESSLKAIKRLSLKVNIEDLCLVCLADCLGRDIENKNKCFEATNWLLAQAKELDIENKAIVPLILGRDLIALGFKPSKKFKEILEFAFDLQLDFHLSKEEIINKIMLKY, encoded by the coding sequence ATGTTCACCACTACAACAAAGATTAATATACCTAAAATCTTAAGTGATATATTAGTAAGTTTACAAGAATTAGGAGCTAGACCAATTCTTGTAGGTGGTTGTGTACGTGATTATTTTTTAAATAAAGAAGTTAAAGATTTTGATATAGAAATCTTTGATTTTAACTCACTTGAAGAAATTGAAAAATCTTTAAAAAAATTTGGAAATGTTAAACTTGTTGGAAAATCTTTTGGTGTTTTAACATTAAAAGTTGATGGATATGATTTTGATTTTGCACTTCCAAGAATTGAAAAAAAAGTTGGAAACTCTCATACTGATTTTGAAGTTATTACAAATTCAAATTTGAGTTTTGAAGAAGCAGCAATACGAAGAGATTTTACAATAAATGCAATTGGTTATGATTATTTTAAAGATGAATTTATTGACCCTTTTAATGGAATCGATGATTTAAAAAACAAAATTTTAAAACATATAAATGAAAAAACTTTTGTTGAAGATAGTTTAAGGGTTTATCGAGCAGTTCAGTTCGCAGCAAGATTTGAATTTAATCTTGATAAAAAAACAAAAAAATTATGCAAAAAAATAGTTTTAAGTGATGAACTTTTGTATTTACCAAAAGAGAGAGTTTATGAAGAGTTCAAAAAATTATTTTTAAAATCTTCTAAACCATCAATTGGATTTGAACTTCTCCATGAATTAGGTATTCTAAAATATTTTCCTGAATTAGAAGTTTTGATAGGCTGTGAACAAGATCCAATTTATCATCCTGAAGGTGATGTTTGGATTCATACTTTAATGTGTTTAGATGAATTAGTAGAAATTATAGAAGAGAAAAAAGTAACTAATGAGTATAAAAAACTATGTCTTTTTTATGCTATTTTGTGTCATGATTTAGGAAAACCTTTTTCTACAAAAGAGATAAATGGAAAAATAACTTCATATAAACATGAATCTTTAGGAATCAAACCAACTATATCTTTATTATCTAGATTAACAAATGAAAAAAAATTTGTAGATATTGTTTGTTCTTTAGTCAAAAATCATTTAGCTCCATTTCAATTATATTTAGCAGAGAGCTCATTAAAAGCTATAAAAAGGCTATCTTTGAAAGTTAATATTGAAGATTTATGTTTAGTTTGTCTTGCTGATTGTTTGGGAAGAGATATAGAAAATAAAAATAAATGTTTTGAAGCTACAAATTGGCTATTGGCTCAAGCAAAAGAGTTAGATATAGAAAATAAAGCTATTGTTCCATTAATTCTTGGAAGAGATTTAATAGCTTTAGGTTTTAAACCATCAAAAAAATTTAAAGAGATTTTGGAGTTTGCCTTTGATTTACAACTTGATTTTCATTTATCAAAAGAAGAAATTATAAATAAAATAATGCTAAAGTATTAA
- a CDS encoding DUF3015 family protein has protein sequence MKKIIGLIAALGLTASVYANENTGCGLGSLVIKNQNTVVLQVLAATTNGTSGNQTFGITSGTSNCDKPSNFVSNDKLNKFVAENMDELALDISAGHGETLQTVAKLMNVENTDAFSAKLQANFSNIYSNQDVTSANVIDSIAKYM, from the coding sequence ATGAAAAAAATTATTGGTTTAATAGCTGCACTTGGTTTAACAGCTTCAGTTTATGCAAATGAAAATACAGGATGTGGACTTGGTTCTTTAGTTATTAAAAATCAAAACACAGTAGTATTACAGGTATTAGCTGCAACTACAAATGGAACTTCAGGTAACCAAACTTTTGGTATTACAAGTGGTACTTCAAATTGTGATAAACCTTCAAACTTTGTATCAAATGATAAATTAAATAAATTTGTTGCTGAAAATATGGACGAATTAGCTTTAGATATTTCAGCTGGTCATGGTGAAACTTTACAAACAGTTGCAAAATTAATGAATGTAGAAAATACAGATGCATTTTCTGCTAAATTACAAGCAAACTTTTCAAATATTTATTCAAACCAAGATGTAACTTCAGCAAACGTTATTGACTCAATTGCTAAATATATGTAA
- a CDS encoding DUF4105 domain-containing protein, translating into MTQLLNICNLFNRKFKYLILSFLFCTYSYSSELNAFVEQTKLYENPYWAKLLHYRNGESEIDSTNFFISKNGKYDLKEELFETITSLKNGTNNVLCRFPLRVKWLKQNLPDLKIAEYSCEELDKFITSIDAKSITMVFPTAHINSPASMYGHTFIRISSDEKTPLISNAVNYAAATTDTNGLIFAYKGLFGEYEGRYSILPYYEKIKEYNNLEQRDIWEYDLDLNQEEIDRLVLHTYELKDSYSDYFFFKENCSYNVLWLLEVARPSLDLVSQFDFKTVPLDSIKVLQKYDLIKNTNFRYSSMRKMKFILNEKIQNKEYLKDFVYKNEALDDSLSTEDKISYLDFKISYLQYQRANNEYEKDEYLKKYLKLLKQRSSYKQASTYDIKTPFDPLYSHDSARFSFFYNSNDSFELSAKPVYNDIYDISDGYLQGAYIDFFDLNIKKEKNENARLDRFTLLKIKSLAPQDLFFKPISWGIDVGYEQFKQRSDYLKVKPEVGVTFGENKDFIYLMLGSNLYYKNSEQLYSIGSTIGAVTNRFDNIKLGINYSYDKYNKDLENNLFEVFSTYKLDRNLALNIRYINDDLNEKEDILKVGVSYYF; encoded by the coding sequence TTGACTCAATTGCTAAATATATGTAATCTTTTTAATAGAAAGTTTAAGTATTTAATACTTAGCTTTCTATTTTGCACTTATTCTTATTCTTCTGAATTAAATGCTTTTGTTGAACAAACAAAACTTTATGAAAATCCTTATTGGGCAAAATTATTACATTATCGAAATGGTGAAAGTGAAATAGATTCAACTAACTTTTTTATATCAAAAAATGGAAAATATGATTTAAAAGAAGAGTTATTTGAGACTATTACTTCCTTAAAAAATGGAACAAATAATGTTTTATGTAGATTTCCATTAAGAGTAAAATGGTTAAAACAAAATCTTCCTGATTTAAAGATTGCAGAGTATTCTTGTGAAGAGTTAGATAAATTTATAACTTCAATAGATGCAAAATCTATAACAATGGTTTTCCCAACTGCTCATATAAATTCACCTGCTTCTATGTATGGACATACTTTTATAAGAATTAGTTCTGATGAAAAAACTCCACTTATTTCAAATGCAGTAAATTATGCTGCTGCAACAACAGATACAAATGGTTTGATTTTTGCTTATAAAGGTTTGTTTGGTGAATATGAAGGAAGATATTCAATTTTGCCTTATTATGAAAAAATCAAAGAATATAACAACCTTGAACAAAGAGATATTTGGGAATATGATTTAGATTTAAATCAAGAAGAAATAGATAGATTAGTTTTACATACTTATGAGTTGAAAGATTCATATTCTGATTATTTTTTCTTTAAAGAAAATTGTTCATATAATGTTTTATGGCTTTTAGAAGTAGCAAGGCCAAGTTTGGATTTAGTTAGTCAATTTGATTTTAAAACAGTTCCTCTTGATTCTATTAAAGTTTTACAAAAATATGATTTGATTAAAAACACAAACTTTAGATACTCATCAATGAGAAAAATGAAATTTATTTTAAATGAAAAGATACAAAATAAAGAGTATTTAAAAGATTTTGTTTATAAAAATGAAGCTTTAGATGACTCATTAAGCACTGAAGATAAAATCTCTTATTTGGATTTTAAAATTTCTTATTTACAGTATCAAAGAGCAAATAATGAGTATGAAAAGGATGAATATTTAAAAAAATATTTAAAACTTTTAAAACAAAGAAGTTCTTACAAACAAGCTTCAACTTATGATATAAAAACTCCTTTTGACCCACTTTATTCACATGATTCAGCAAGATTCTCTTTTTTTTATAATAGTAATGATAGTTTTGAACTTTCTGCAAAACCAGTTTACAATGACATCTATGACATAAGTGATGGTTATTTACAAGGTGCATATATTGATTTCTTTGATTTAAATATTAAAAAAGAGAAAAATGAAAATGCAAGATTAGATAGATTCACTCTTTTAAAAATAAAATCACTTGCTCCTCAAGATTTATTTTTTAAACCAATATCATGGGGAATAGATGTTGGTTATGAGCAATTTAAACAAAGAAGTGATTATTTAAAAGTAAAACCAGAAGTTGGTGTTACTTTTGGCGAGAACAAAGATTTTATATATTTGATGTTAGGTTCAAATTTATATTATAAAAATAGTGAGCAATTATATTCTATTGGTTCAACTATTGGTGCTGTTACAAATAGATTTGATAATATAAAGCTAGGGATAAATTATAGTTATGATAAATATAATAAAGATTTAGAAAATAATCTATTTGAAGTTTTTTCAACATATAAACTTGATAGAAATTTAGCTTTAAATATTAGATATATAAATGATGATTTAAATGAAAAAGAGGATATTTTAAAAGTAGGAGTTTCCTACTACTTTTAA